One window of Nicotiana tomentosiformis chromosome 11, ASM39032v3, whole genome shotgun sequence genomic DNA carries:
- the LOC104095057 gene encoding uncharacterized protein — MKRASDKYAATLIISGFTGMLKNWWDNYLTEFNRNQILGATIIKTESGIQVAEQETREDASATLIYCIAKHYIGEPKLFQDRSLELLNNLNSPKLIDFRWYKDMFIEKVMIREDCGSTFWKERFISGLPRLFAEKVRTKIKDRFNGQVPYDNLTYGDLISFINVTGLDLCTDLKLKSLIKKDRLQSKTELGSFCQDFGFKTIAAPSKRAKQHKKSSEKIKRRHKRKEKRERTPKKRRFKRRSKKEHGDKCWSCGKTGHRANECPVTNKKKKKVNTLELDENIKEKLFAILEQNENSTSSSSSDESYSDSDNEMINMAYSSDSSSSSQEDNCNCTGTICMCGQNSIKVLTK; from the coding sequence ATGAAAAGAGCTTCGGATAAATATGCCGCAACTTTAATAATTTCAGGATTCACTGGAATGTTAAAaaattggtgggataattatcttACAGAATTTAATAGAAATCAAATCCTAGGAGCTACTATAATTAAAACTGAATCAGGAATACAGGTTGCAGAGCAAGAAACTAGAGAAGATGCTTCTGCAACTTTAATCTACTGTATTGCTAAACACTATATCGGAGAACCAAAACTTTTCCAAGACAGGAGTCTAGAACTTCTTAACAACCTTAACAGTCCAAAATTAATAGattttagatggtataaagatatGTTTATAGAAAAGGTTATGATTAGAGAAGACTGCGGTAGTACTTTCTGGAAAGAAAGATTTATCAGTGGTTTACCAAGATTATTTGCCGAAAAGGTAAGAactaaaatcaaagatagatttaACGGTCAAGTCCCTTATGACAATCTCACATATGGGGATTTAATCAGTTTTATTAATGTAACAGGTCTTGACTTATGTACAGACCTAAAACTTAAAAGTCTTATAAAAAAAGACAGACTTCAATCCAAAACAGAATTAGGAAGTTTCTGTCAAGACTTCGGTTTCAAAACTATTGCTGCTCCATCTAAAAGAGCAAAACAACATAAGAAATcttctgaaaaaataaaaagacgcCATAAGCGTAAAGAAAAAAGGGAAAGAACTCCTAAGAAAAGAAGATTTAAAAGACGTTCTAAAAAGGAACATGGTGATAAATGTTGGTCATGTGGTAAGACAGGGCATAGAGCTAATGAATGCCCAGTCaccaacaagaaaaagaaaaaggttaaTACCTTAGAACTTGATGAAAACATTAAAGAAAAGCTATTTGCTATTCTTGAACAAAATGAAAACAGCACATCATCGTCGTCATCAGATGAAAGCTATTCTGACAGCGACAATGAAATGATAAACATGGCATATAGCTCAGACAGTAGTAGTAGTTCTCAAGAAGACAACTGTAACTGCACTGGTACAATATGTATGTGCGGACAAAATTCTATTAAAGTCCTTACTAAATGA